The Mycolicibacterium mageritense genome contains a region encoding:
- a CDS encoding Rieske 2Fe-2S domain-containing protein — protein sequence MSDIREIDTGTPMTRFARGWHCVGLAETFRDGQPHGIEAFGTKLVVYADSAGDLHVLDSYCRHMGGDLSMGTVKDDNLACPFHDWRWGGDGKCKLVPYAKRTPRLARTRTWPVHEVNGQLLVWHDPEGSTPPPELLPPTIEGYDEGIWSPWQWNSILIEGSHCREIVDNNVDMAHFFYIHHAYPTYFKNIIEGHTASQFMESKPRPDYATRELWDGTYLRSEATYFGPAYMINWLHNDLAPNFTVEIALINCHYPVTHDSFVLQWGVAVQRNPALPADKAEKLAATMSRTFGDGFMEDVEIWKHKARIDNPLLTEEDGPVYHHRRWYEQFYVDLADVTPDMTDRFEQEVDTTHANELWQQEVAHNMSAANS from the coding sequence ATGAGTGACATCCGCGAAATCGACACCGGCACCCCGATGACGCGGTTCGCCCGCGGCTGGCACTGCGTCGGGCTGGCCGAGACGTTCCGCGACGGTCAGCCACACGGCATCGAGGCCTTCGGAACCAAGCTGGTGGTCTACGCCGACTCGGCGGGCGACCTGCACGTGCTCGATTCGTACTGCAGGCACATGGGTGGTGACCTGTCGATGGGCACGGTCAAGGACGACAATCTGGCGTGCCCGTTCCACGACTGGCGTTGGGGCGGCGATGGCAAGTGCAAGCTGGTGCCCTACGCCAAACGGACCCCGCGGCTGGCCCGGACCCGCACCTGGCCGGTCCACGAGGTCAACGGACAGCTGCTGGTGTGGCACGACCCCGAAGGGTCGACGCCGCCGCCCGAGCTGTTGCCGCCGACCATCGAGGGCTATGACGAAGGCATCTGGTCACCGTGGCAATGGAATTCGATTCTGATCGAGGGTTCACACTGCCGCGAGATCGTCGACAACAACGTCGACATGGCGCACTTCTTCTATATCCACCACGCCTACCCGACCTACTTCAAGAACATCATCGAAGGGCACACCGCGAGCCAGTTCATGGAGTCCAAGCCGCGTCCGGACTACGCCACCAGAGAGCTGTGGGATGGCACCTATCTGCGTTCGGAGGCAACGTATTTCGGCCCGGCGTACATGATCAACTGGTTGCACAACGACCTCGCGCCGAACTTCACCGTCGAGATAGCCCTGATCAACTGCCACTACCCGGTGACGCACGACTCGTTCGTGCTGCAGTGGGGCGTCGCGGTTCAGCGCAATCCCGCGCTGCCCGCCGACAAGGCCGAGAAACTCGCGGCGACCATGAGCCGGACGTTCGGTGACGGCTTCATGGAAGACGTCGAGATCTGGAAGCACAAAGCCCGCATCGACAACCCGCTGCTGACCGAGGAGGATGGTCCGGTCTACCACCATCGCCGGTGGTACGAGCAGTTCTACGTCGACCTCGCCGACGTGACGCCCGACATGACCGACCGCTTCGAGCAGGAGGTCGACACCACGCACGCCAACGAGCTCTGGCAGCAGGAGGTCGCCCACAACATGAGCGCGGCGAACAGTTAG
- a CDS encoding biotin--[acetyl-CoA-carboxylase] ligase, which translates to MNTRPPLDVTALRDGLSARWRQLDVVDETGSTNADLLARAAAGEDIAGAVLLAEYQNAGRGRHHRQWSAPARSQLAVSFGVDASGVPADRWGWLPLAVGVAVVDAIAETAGVRVGLKWPNDVMVGPDGGKLAGILAEVASPTQVIVVGVGLNVTMTADEAPDPRATSLTQLGAATVDRNPLAQVLLRQLDTRIAGWRAADPVLASDYRSRSVTIGSRVRASLPGDRTIDGTAEAVDELGRLVIDTGAERATVSAGDITHLRPLES; encoded by the coding sequence ATGAACACGAGGCCACCGCTGGACGTGACGGCGCTGCGCGACGGATTGAGCGCGCGCTGGCGTCAACTCGACGTCGTAGACGAGACCGGATCCACCAACGCCGACCTGCTCGCGCGCGCCGCGGCCGGAGAGGACATCGCCGGTGCGGTGCTGCTCGCCGAATATCAGAACGCCGGGCGCGGCAGGCACCACCGGCAGTGGTCGGCGCCTGCCCGGTCGCAGCTGGCCGTGTCGTTCGGTGTGGACGCCTCCGGGGTGCCTGCCGACCGCTGGGGATGGTTGCCGCTCGCGGTCGGCGTCGCGGTGGTCGACGCCATCGCCGAGACCGCCGGTGTGCGCGTCGGCCTCAAATGGCCCAACGACGTGATGGTCGGTCCGGACGGCGGCAAGCTGGCGGGCATCCTCGCCGAGGTCGCCTCGCCCACGCAGGTCATCGTCGTCGGGGTCGGTCTCAACGTGACGATGACCGCCGACGAGGCCCCGGATCCTCGTGCGACGTCCCTCACGCAGCTCGGGGCGGCGACCGTGGACCGCAACCCGCTCGCCCAGGTGTTGCTGCGGCAGCTGGACACCCGCATCGCCGGTTGGCGTGCCGCCGACCCGGTGCTGGCCTCCGACTACCGCTCGCGCAGCGTCACGATCGGCAGCCGGGTTCGTGCGAGTCTCCCCGGTGACCGCACCATCGACGGCACCGCCGAGGCCGTCGACGAGCTGGGGCGTCTCGTCATCGACACCGGAGCCGAACGTGCCACGGTGTCCGCGGGCGATATCACGCACCTGCGCCCGCTCGAATCGTAG
- a CDS encoding PH domain-containing protein, producing MGYPENVLANDEQVVLHRHPHWKRLIGAVLVLIVASAAAAFVAAVVNTTDWQPTAKNVVFIVIAAIWAIVVGWLTVWPFLNWWTTHFVITDRRVMFRHGVLTRSGIDIPLARINSVEFRHGLTDRLLRTGTLIIESASQDPLEFYDIPRVEQVHSLLYHEVFDTLGSDESPS from the coding sequence GTGGGGTACCCGGAGAATGTGCTGGCCAATGACGAGCAGGTGGTCCTGCACCGGCACCCGCACTGGAAGCGGCTGATCGGCGCGGTGCTCGTGCTGATCGTGGCCAGTGCGGCCGCGGCGTTCGTGGCGGCCGTCGTGAACACCACCGACTGGCAGCCCACGGCAAAGAACGTGGTGTTCATCGTGATCGCCGCGATCTGGGCCATCGTCGTCGGATGGCTGACGGTATGGCCGTTCCTGAACTGGTGGACCACGCACTTCGTCATCACCGACCGGCGCGTGATGTTCCGGCACGGGGTGCTCACCCGATCGGGCATCGACATCCCGCTCGCGCGGATCAACAGTGTCGAGTTCCGGCACGGCCTGACCGACCGGTTGCTGCGAACCGGCACTCTGATCATCGAATCAGCGTCGCAGGATCCCTTGGAGTTCTACGACATTCCGCGTGTCGAACAGGTGCATTCCCTGCTCTATCACGAAGTTTTCGACACCCTCGGTTCCGACGAGTCGCCGAGCTGA
- a CDS encoding GtrA family protein, producing MSFADATIARLPRFVRPFAERHHELIKFAIVGATTFIIDSAIFYTLKLTVLEPKPVTAKIIAGIVAVIASYILNREWSFQNRGGRERHHEALLFFAFSGVGVLLSMAPLYFSSYVLGLRVPEVSLTVENIADFISAYILGNLLQMAFRFWAFRRWVFPDEFGRDPDLALESTLTGGGIAEAFEDRAEHHRATGTVTPLRRPSRRARLRQLGDSSEPRVSKTS from the coding sequence GTGTCCTTCGCTGATGCGACAATCGCCCGATTGCCGCGATTCGTCCGTCCTTTCGCCGAACGGCATCACGAACTGATCAAGTTCGCGATCGTCGGCGCGACGACGTTCATCATCGACTCAGCGATCTTCTACACCCTCAAGCTGACGGTGCTGGAGCCCAAACCGGTCACCGCAAAGATCATCGCGGGCATCGTCGCGGTGATCGCGTCCTACATCCTGAATCGGGAGTGGAGCTTCCAGAACCGCGGGGGCCGCGAACGCCACCACGAGGCGTTGCTGTTCTTCGCGTTCAGCGGTGTGGGCGTGTTGCTGTCGATGGCGCCGTTGTACTTCTCCAGCTACGTGCTGGGTCTACGGGTGCCCGAGGTGTCCCTGACGGTGGAGAACATCGCGGACTTCATCTCGGCCTACATCCTGGGCAATCTGCTGCAGATGGCCTTCCGATTCTGGGCGTTCCGGCGCTGGGTGTTCCCGGACGAGTTCGGTCGCGACCCCGACCTGGCGCTGGAATCCACCCTCACCGGCGGCGGTATCGCCGAGGCGTTCGAGGATCGTGCCGAGCACCACCGCGCCACCGGCACGGTGACACCACTGCGCAGGCCGAGCCGCCGGGCCCGGTTGCGTCAGCTCGGCGACTCGTCGGAACCGAGGGTGTCGAAAACTTCGTGA
- a CDS encoding 5-(carboxyamino)imidazole ribonucleotide synthase, translated as MRRSSPGPRTAHDTIGTVSTTPRTPPVVAMIGGGQLARMTHQAAIALGQTLRVLATGPGEPAAQVTPDVVLGSHTDLDALRKAAEGASALTFDHEHVPTEHLEQLVADGVTVAPPPSALVHAQDKLLMRRRLKELGAPVPRFTEITSVEDVTAFAELIGGPVVIKTVRGGYDGKGVVMADTPEQARDIVAGYLADGVAVLAEERVAMRRELAALVARSPFGQGAAWPVVETVQRDGICVEVYAPAPDLSDELGSAAAELGLRLAAELGVVGVLAVELFETVDGTLLVNELAMRPHNSGHWTMDGAVTSQFEQHLRAVLDYPLGDTAATAPATVMANILGAPETPSMSMDERLHHLFARMPEAKVHLYGKGERPGRKIGHVNMIGSDMADLRERAVRAAHWLSHAEWTDGWDEHGK; from the coding sequence ATGCGCAGGTCATCGCCAGGGCCGCGAACGGCGCATGACACCATAGGGACCGTGTCGACCACACCAAGAACACCACCCGTAGTAGCCATGATCGGTGGCGGCCAGCTGGCCAGGATGACCCATCAGGCGGCGATCGCGCTCGGCCAGACCCTGCGCGTGCTGGCCACCGGGCCCGGCGAACCGGCTGCACAGGTCACCCCCGATGTCGTCCTCGGATCACACACCGACCTGGACGCGTTGCGGAAAGCCGCGGAGGGCGCGTCGGCGCTGACGTTCGACCACGAGCACGTGCCGACCGAGCATCTGGAGCAACTCGTCGCCGACGGGGTGACCGTGGCGCCGCCGCCGTCGGCGCTGGTGCATGCGCAGGACAAGCTGCTGATGCGCCGCAGGCTGAAGGAACTTGGCGCCCCGGTGCCCCGCTTCACCGAGATCACCTCGGTCGAGGACGTGACGGCGTTCGCCGAGTTGATCGGCGGGCCGGTGGTGATCAAGACCGTGCGCGGCGGTTACGACGGCAAGGGCGTCGTGATGGCCGACACTCCGGAACAGGCCAGGGACATCGTGGCCGGCTACCTCGCCGACGGCGTGGCCGTGCTTGCCGAAGAGCGGGTTGCGATGCGCCGCGAACTCGCCGCGCTGGTGGCGCGTTCGCCGTTCGGGCAGGGCGCTGCCTGGCCCGTCGTGGAGACCGTGCAGCGCGACGGCATCTGCGTCGAGGTGTACGCGCCGGCGCCCGACCTGTCCGACGAACTCGGTTCTGCCGCAGCCGAACTCGGGTTGCGGTTGGCGGCCGAGCTCGGCGTCGTCGGTGTGCTCGCGGTCGAGCTTTTCGAAACCGTCGACGGCACACTGCTGGTCAACGAGCTGGCCATGCGGCCGCACAACTCGGGGCACTGGACCATGGACGGCGCCGTGACCAGCCAGTTCGAACAGCACCTGCGGGCGGTGCTGGATTACCCGCTCGGCGATACCGCCGCGACCGCGCCCGCGACCGTGATGGCCAACATCCTGGGCGCACCCGAGACCCCGTCGATGTCGATGGACGAGCGGTTGCATCACCTGTTTGCCAGGATGCCCGAGGCCAAGGTGCACCTGTACGGCAAGGGCGAGCGACCCGGCCGCAAGATCGGGCACGTCAACATGATTGGCTCCGACATGGCCGACCTGCGAGAGCGGGCGGTCCGCGCGGCGCACTGGCTGTCGCATGCGGAGTGGACCGATGGATGGGATGAACATGGCAAGTAA
- the purE gene encoding 5-(carboxyamino)imidazole ribonucleotide mutase — MASKPRVGLIMGSDSDWSVMSDAADALAEFEVPFEVGVVSAHRTPQRMLDYAKTAADRGVEVIIAGAGGAAHLPGMVASATPLPVIGVPVPLARLDGMDSLLSIVQMPAGVPVATVSIGGARNAGLLAVRILGSGDAELRSRMVKFQADLEAMVLEKDTALRERLLG, encoded by the coding sequence ATGGCAAGTAAGCCGCGCGTCGGCCTGATCATGGGCAGCGACAGTGACTGGTCGGTGATGTCCGACGCCGCCGACGCCCTCGCCGAGTTCGAGGTGCCGTTCGAGGTCGGCGTGGTCTCGGCACACCGGACCCCGCAGCGCATGCTCGACTACGCCAAGACCGCCGCCGACCGCGGCGTCGAGGTGATCATCGCCGGGGCCGGTGGCGCCGCCCACCTGCCCGGCATGGTGGCCTCGGCCACACCGCTTCCGGTGATCGGAGTTCCGGTACCGCTGGCCCGCCTCGACGGCATGGATTCCCTGCTGTCGATCGTGCAGATGCCGGCTGGGGTGCCGGTCGCGACGGTTTCCATTGGCGGAGCACGGAATGCGGGCTTGCTGGCAGTGCGGATCCTGGGCTCCGGCGACGCCGAGCTGCGGTCCCGGATGGTGAAATTCCAGGCCGACCTGGAAGCCATGGTGCTGGAAAAGGACACCGCATTGCGCGAACGCCTGCTGGGCTGA
- a CDS encoding TetR/AcrR family transcriptional regulator, which translates to MPVLPSTRERLVSAAFELFEERGYEATSVDDIAARAQVGRTTAFRQFGSKEAFIFPDHEALLRRADERLSAVPAEALPAEIIAVATTSVFENYLAEGERARTRYRLTRSVPALRDFETAVVSRYVRLFTKHLRTGQTGDWTAGLRAELFANAVVAAHNHVLRRWLRGDSTNPRSDLAEALAAAWPIYRGSGGRTAVVVMSTDEPLESLTPRIRELIGD; encoded by the coding sequence ATGCCTGTTTTGCCAAGCACCCGGGAGCGCCTGGTGAGCGCGGCATTCGAACTGTTCGAAGAACGCGGGTACGAGGCCACCAGCGTCGACGACATCGCGGCACGCGCGCAGGTGGGACGCACGACCGCGTTTCGCCAGTTCGGATCGAAGGAAGCGTTCATATTTCCCGACCACGAGGCGCTGCTGCGCCGCGCCGACGAGAGATTGTCCGCGGTGCCCGCCGAGGCGCTACCCGCCGAGATCATCGCGGTGGCGACCACCTCGGTCTTCGAGAACTATCTCGCCGAGGGCGAGCGCGCGCGGACGCGGTACCGGCTCACCCGCTCGGTACCAGCGCTACGCGATTTCGAGACGGCCGTGGTATCGCGATATGTCCGACTGTTCACCAAACACCTGCGGACCGGGCAGACCGGGGATTGGACGGCGGGCCTGCGCGCCGAACTGTTCGCCAACGCCGTGGTCGCCGCACACAACCACGTGCTGCGCCGATGGCTGCGGGGTGATTCGACCAACCCGCGGTCGGACCTCGCCGAAGCCCTGGCCGCGGCATGGCCGATCTACCGGGGCAGTGGCGGCCGCACCGCCGTTGTGGTGATGTCGACCGATGAACCGCTCGAGTCCCTGACACCCCGGATTCGCGAGCTGATCGGCGATTGA
- a CDS encoding acyl-CoA dehydrogenase, protein MAGWGGNPSFDLFQLPEEHQELRAAIRALAEKEIAPHAADVDENARFPEEALRALTASGFNAIHVPEEYGGQGADSVAACIVIEEVARVDCSASLIPAVNKLGTMGLILRGSDELKKQVLPTLASGEAMASYALSEREAGSDAAGMRTRAKADGDDWILNGTKCWITNGGKSTWYTVMAVTDPDKGANGISAFVVHKDDEGFSVGPKERKLGIKGSPTTELYFENCRIPGDRIIGEPGTGFKTALATLDHTRPTIGAQAVGIAQGALDAAIAYTKERKQFGTAIADFQAVQFMLADMAMKLEAARLMVYHAAARAERGETNLGFISAASKCFASDVAMEVTTDAVQLFGGAGYTVDFPVERMMRDAKITQIYEGTNQIQRVVMSRALLK, encoded by the coding sequence ATGGCCGGCTGGGGCGGTAACCCATCTTTCGATTTGTTTCAGTTGCCTGAGGAGCACCAGGAGCTTCGGGCGGCAATCCGTGCGCTGGCGGAGAAGGAGATCGCCCCGCACGCTGCCGATGTCGACGAAAATGCACGCTTCCCCGAGGAAGCCCTGCGGGCTCTGACTGCCTCGGGGTTCAACGCGATTCACGTGCCGGAGGAATACGGCGGCCAGGGTGCCGACTCCGTCGCGGCCTGCATTGTCATCGAAGAGGTTGCGCGCGTTGATTGTTCGGCGTCGCTGATCCCCGCGGTCAACAAGCTGGGCACGATGGGCTTGATCCTGCGCGGCTCCGACGAGCTGAAGAAGCAGGTGCTGCCGACGCTGGCCTCCGGCGAGGCGATGGCCTCCTACGCGTTGAGCGAGCGCGAGGCGGGTTCGGATGCCGCGGGCATGCGCACCCGGGCCAAGGCCGACGGGGACGACTGGATCCTCAACGGCACCAAGTGCTGGATCACCAACGGCGGCAAGTCGACCTGGTACACCGTGATGGCCGTGACCGATCCCGACAAGGGGGCCAACGGCATCTCTGCGTTCGTGGTGCACAAGGACGACGAGGGCTTCAGCGTCGGCCCCAAGGAGCGCAAGCTCGGTATCAAGGGCAGCCCGACCACCGAGCTGTACTTCGAGAACTGCCGCATCCCGGGCGACCGGATCATCGGTGAGCCCGGAACCGGTTTCAAGACCGCGCTGGCGACCCTGGATCACACCCGCCCGACCATCGGCGCGCAGGCCGTGGGTATCGCCCAGGGTGCGCTGGATGCGGCGATCGCCTACACCAAGGAGCGCAAGCAGTTCGGTACCGCCATCGCCGATTTCCAGGCCGTGCAGTTCATGCTGGCCGACATGGCGATGAAGCTTGAGGCCGCGCGCCTCATGGTCTACCACGCTGCGGCGCGTGCCGAACGTGGTGAGACCAACCTCGGCTTCATCTCGGCGGCGTCGAAGTGCTTTGCCTCCGACGTGGCCATGGAGGTCACCACCGATGCCGTTCAGCTGTTCGGCGGCGCGGGTTACACGGTGGACTTCCCGGTCGAGCGGATGATGCGCGACGCCAAGATCACCCAGATCTACGAGGGCACCAACCAGATTCAGCGCGTGGTCATGAGCCGCGCCCTGCTCAAGTAA
- a CDS encoding thiamine pyrophosphate-requiring protein, with product MSELTVADYLLQRLREWDVRHVFAYPGDGINAILAAWGRAEDRPAFVQARHEEMCAFEAVGYAKFSGRVGVCMATSGPGAIHLLNGLYDAKLDHVPVVAVVGQTNRSAMGGSYQQEVDLASLFKDVASAYVQTVNVPEQLPNVLDRAIRTALAQRTPTALIIPADVQELPYSAPTHEFKMVPSSLGVDWPAIAPDDAAIARAAEVLNAGDRVAMLVGTGAHDARQEVAEVADLLGAGAAKALLGKDVLSDELPWVTGSIGLLGTRPSYEMMRDCDTLLTIGSSFPYSQFMPEFGQARGVQIDIDPTMIGMRYPYEVNLVADAKTALRALIPHLHRKAGRSWRERIEKNVGRWWETMRMQADVSADPVNPLRLFAELSDQLPENAVVTADSGSAANWYARQLKFRGDVRGSLSGTLATMGPGVPYAIGAKFAHPDRPAIAFAGDGAMQMNGMAELITIKRYHPQWSDPRLVVAVLHNNDLNQVTWELRAMGGAPKFTDSQTLPDVDYAAFAASLGLGAMTVTDPADLADAWRTALAADRPTVLDVHTDPDMPPIPPHATWEQFKSTAAAVLEGDENSWGFVKEGIKAKVQEFVPHRAN from the coding sequence CGAGCTGACTGTCGCCGACTACCTGTTGCAGCGCCTGCGTGAGTGGGATGTGCGCCACGTGTTCGCTTATCCGGGTGACGGCATCAACGCCATCCTGGCCGCATGGGGCCGCGCGGAGGACCGCCCGGCATTCGTCCAGGCCCGCCATGAGGAGATGTGTGCGTTCGAAGCCGTCGGCTATGCGAAGTTCAGCGGCCGCGTGGGGGTGTGCATGGCGACGTCGGGGCCCGGCGCGATCCACCTGCTCAACGGTCTCTACGACGCCAAACTCGACCATGTGCCGGTGGTCGCCGTCGTCGGGCAGACCAACCGCAGTGCGATGGGCGGTTCCTATCAGCAGGAGGTCGACCTGGCGAGCCTGTTCAAGGATGTGGCCAGTGCCTATGTGCAGACGGTCAACGTGCCCGAACAGCTGCCGAATGTGTTGGACCGCGCAATCCGTACCGCCCTGGCCCAGCGCACGCCGACCGCCTTGATCATCCCCGCCGACGTTCAGGAGTTGCCGTACTCGGCGCCGACGCACGAGTTCAAGATGGTGCCGTCGAGCCTCGGGGTGGACTGGCCCGCGATCGCGCCCGACGACGCCGCGATCGCCCGGGCCGCCGAGGTGCTCAACGCGGGTGACCGGGTGGCGATGCTGGTGGGTACCGGCGCCCACGACGCACGGCAAGAGGTGGCCGAGGTCGCCGACCTGCTCGGCGCCGGCGCGGCGAAAGCGTTGCTGGGCAAGGATGTACTGTCCGACGAGCTGCCATGGGTGACCGGGTCGATCGGGCTGCTCGGCACCCGGCCGAGCTACGAGATGATGCGCGACTGCGACACGCTCCTCACCATCGGCTCCAGCTTCCCCTACTCCCAGTTCATGCCGGAGTTCGGCCAGGCCCGCGGCGTCCAGATCGACATCGACCCCACGATGATCGGTATGCGTTATCCGTATGAGGTCAATCTCGTCGCGGACGCCAAAACCGCACTGCGCGCGCTCATTCCACACCTGCACCGCAAAGCCGGCCGGTCCTGGCGGGAAAGGATCGAGAAGAACGTGGGCCGCTGGTGGGAGACCATGCGCATGCAGGCCGACGTGAGCGCCGACCCGGTCAATCCGCTGCGCCTGTTCGCCGAACTGTCCGATCAGCTACCCGAAAATGCCGTCGTCACCGCCGATTCCGGCTCGGCGGCCAACTGGTATGCCCGCCAGCTCAAGTTCCGCGGCGACGTCCGGGGATCCCTGTCGGGCACCCTGGCCACCATGGGCCCGGGTGTGCCCTACGCGATCGGCGCGAAGTTCGCCCACCCGGACCGCCCGGCGATCGCGTTCGCAGGCGACGGCGCCATGCAGATGAACGGTATGGCCGAGCTCATCACCATCAAGCGTTACCACCCGCAATGGTCAGACCCGCGCCTGGTCGTCGCCGTCCTGCACAACAACGACCTCAACCAGGTCACCTGGGAGCTGCGAGCCATGGGCGGTGCCCCGAAATTCACCGATTCCCAGACACTTCCCGACGTCGACTACGCGGCGTTCGCCGCGAGCCTGGGGTTGGGCGCGATGACCGTCACAGACCCCGCCGACCTCGCCGACGCCTGGCGCACGGCTCTGGCGGCCGACCGCCCCACGGTGCTCGACGTCCACACCGATCCCGACATGCCCCCGATCCCGCCGCACGCCACATGGGAGCAGTTCAAGTCGACCGCCGCGGCCGTACTCGAAGGTGATGAGAACAGCTGGGGATTCGTCAAAGAGGGCATCAAAGCCAAAGTGCAGGAGTTCGTCCCGCACCGCGCGAACTGA